From the genome of Bombyx mori chromosome 16, ASM3026992v2, one region includes:
- the LOC101739743 gene encoding uncharacterized protein LOC101739743 has product MDEEQTKLCPNCKREIPSTNFTIHSVHCARNIGVCPVCKEPVPLADLQKHHDELHKQLPCKQCGDSVCGTDLEDHIRDSCAQTIKTCRFCELELPRRELPPHENYCGVRTEQCPDCREWVMIKYRQLHLDSNHGFIRLDDDPPPASRLLPRLPSTRPSAGPANGAARVSIFDNYVKNINLGTGDCESAGPVPGGSGAKAPFKRKNDQPQINTTVETTNKVWKDLSISRGAVKKRPAPAPPARAAPPPAPPYLCAVQRQQRELADREEQNAINFAAGLPPVSSAAARVDKLRALDALLNRENNNVELRNRDPRPRPPAACAPPAPCAPPGVKNTNSFLSHNISPKHLNFAQTSAPRLEKQLNVSRNTPGPPSGDAGHSGAPLNINPLSAGRGRGPTSNGFASNVPAATHKVSNVTQTIPTAAAGPSCPVPGTARYVPGATSNGSLTIKNTNLTGNDPLEVERRRQEFQDLKPMTPEEFMERFKRFRMRDEENATKGEDRMSEIKSSLRELRRELNEVTAPYNAPPAPPGLGGAAPPSPPRSPPLSPPDDVELPCEFCAAPVPMNQLVLHQTGCRPDLAQLVRRAPVRAEPRRDEPVIPCEFCTESLPVYLISEHQERCGRDADLMYPD; this is encoded by the exons CTTCACGATACATTCAGTACACTGTGCTCGGAACATAGGAGTCTGTCCTGTGTGCAAGGAGCCTGTACCATTAGCTGATCTGCAGAAGCATCATGATGAACTACATAAACAGC TTCCGTGTAAGCAGTGTGGGGATAGTGTCTGCGGAACGGACTTGGAAGACCACATCAGAGACTCGTGTGCTCAAACCATCAAAACATGCAG GTTTTGTGAGTTGGAGTTGCCTCGTCGCGAGCTGCCGCCCCACGAGAACTACTGCGGCGTCCGCACCGAGCAGTGTCCCGACTGCAGGGAGTGGGTCATGATCAAATACAGGCAGCTGCACCTGGACTCCAACCATGGCTTCATCAGACTCGACGACG ACCCTCCCCCTGCCTCAAGGCTGTTGCCCAGATTGCCCAGCACCAGGCCGAGCGCGGGTCCCGCCAACGGCGCCGCGCGGGTCTCCATATTCGACAACTACGTGAAGAATATTAATCTCGGCACCGGGGACTGCGAGAGCGCGGGACCAGTCCCCGGAGGCTCCGGGGCGAAGGCTCCCTTTAAGAGGAAAAACGATCAGCCTCAGATCAACACTACCGTGGAGACCACCAATAAAGTGTGGAAGGATCT CTCCATATCCCGGGGGGCAGTGAAGAAGCGTCCCgcgcccgcgccccccgcccgcgccgcccccccgcccgCGCCCCCCTACCTGTGCGCGGTGCAGCGCCAGCAGCGCGAGCTGGCCGACAGGGAGGAACAGAACGCTATCAACTTCGCAGCCG GGCTGCCCCCGGTGTCCAGCGCGGCCGCGAGGGTGGACAAGTTGCGGGCCCTGGACGCTCTGCTCAACCGCGAGAATAACAACGTGGAGCTCCGCAACCGCGACCCCCGCCCCCGGCCCCCCGCCGCctgcgcgccccccgccccctGCGCGCCCCCGGGCGTCAAGAACACGAACTCATTTCTTTCGCACAACATCAGTCctaaacatttaaatttcgCGCAAACTTCAGCACCTCGACTAGAAAAACAATTGAACGTGTCTCGAAATACACCGGGGCCCCCCTCCGGCGACGCGGGCCACTCTGGAGCGCCACTGAACATTAACCCCCTCAGCGCCGGCCGCGGGCGGGGGCCGACCTCAAACGGCTTCGCATCGAATGTACCAGCAGCGACGCACAAAGTCTCGAATGTGACCCAAACGATTCCAACAGCCGCAGCCGGTCCTTCGTGTCCCGTACCTGGGACGGCCCGCTATGTGCCAGGCGCAACGTCCAACGGGTCACTAACGATCAAAAACACGAATTTAACCGGCAATGATCCGCTAGAAGTGGAGCGGCGGCGGCAAGAGTTCCAGGACCTCAAGCCCATGACACCTGAGGAGTTCATGGAGAGATTCAAGAGGTTTCGCATGAGGGACGAAGAGAACGCGACCAAGGGCGAGGACAGGATGAGCGAGATCAAGTCCTCTCTGAGGGAGCTGCGGAGGGAGCTGAACGAG GTCACGGCGCCGTACAAcgcgccccccgcgccccccgGCCTCGG CGGCGCCGCCCCGCCCTCCCCCCCGCGCTCCCCCCCGCTGTCCCCCCCGGACGACGTGGAGCTGCCCTGCGAGTTCTgcgcggcgccggtgcccatgAACCAGCTCGTGCTGCACCAG ACCGGCTGCCGCCCGGACTTGGCCCAGCTGGTGCGGCGCGCGCCGGTCCGAGCCGAGCCGCGCCGGGACGAGCCCGTGATCCCGTGCGAGTTCTGCACGGAGTCGCTGCCGGTCTACCTCATCAGCGAACATCAG GAGCGCTGCGGCCGCGACGCCGACCTCATGTACCCGGACTAG